ataagataagataacctttattagtcccacacgtgggaaatttgttttgtcatcgAATAGTTACCTTCAATAATCTATCCTGTGTGTTTAAGATTATGTGTTCATGTCCATGGTTACTACTTCTGTTCCCACCACCTTACACAGCTTCTAACCAAACTCAGTCATTGTCTTCTGTTATAACTGGACAGTAACAACTGCCACCAGTCTGTCTTTTTGCAAACATTTAGTATTTGGCGTTTGAATCAGAGAAAATGATAGAAAGTGTTGAGGATAAGAGAGGCACTGACTCTTTGTTGGACCTTTCACCTCTGCTTTTTTGCTTATACTGCATGACTGGAAATTAGGTTTCCTCTCCTTGTGTCCTCTCCTTATCAACAGTGAACCATGAAAATATTTTCCACCTAATTTCATGAAATAAAGTTTGACTTTGTGTTTGGAAGACATGCTGGTCAGTGAGCTGCAGGGGAGTTCAATGAAAGACTTTGAACTCCTCTGTGGCTGTCAATCCTGCACATTAGCAGCTCAATCTGTTATTTAAACTTGTAGGGAACATGTCTATAGAAAAGGGAAGTGTAGTGGACAAATTTGCATTCAGGAAAGAGAACTGGGGTGGCTACTTCTGCTGACAATCTAATTATGGTATCTGACAGCTTAGTAGAAGAGGAAGATTCATCAAGAGGAAGGTTTCTCTGTTAAACATGCTCCTGATCTGAACCTAATGACACTTCAGATCTCTGCAATACACTTCAGTTCTCTGACATGCAGTGATCAGGCATAAAGTTTATGACCactgacaataataataaagtgaTTATCTCTTCATATTGGCATCTGGGTTAGTGGGTGGGATACGGGGGGGTGGGGGTATTTATGCATAGAGAAAAGGCAGGTCTGTTATGTATTTCTTACTGGATACAGGCACCCTAGTCAGGAGTGGAGCACCCGACCTGAGGTCCAAAGGCGATTGGTGTTCCTACATGTATATTGCCCCTCCTCATAAGACTCATACATTTTAGTCATGTATTTAAGCATTTAGGTTTTTGATATCTAGTAGTAAGTAGTTCTCTTGataactgtgtgtctgtgtgtgtgttttcacttaAGCAGGAGATGCTCCGATGTGTATGGAGACACCTGGTTGCTGTCCTGAAGGGAAAATCTCAGACACTCTGCTGTACTTCCAGCCTTTTACATACACTGGGATCTGTCACAGTGAGTATTGTAGGCCATTAGACAAATACATCTAGGTAAAAAAATGCTACCCAAAATGCATTTCATGTTGCGTCTAGATCAAattaaaaatagaataaaattatATGCAGCTCTGTTCTGTAAGCTTTTGATATATGATCATAGAACAGAACACCTAATCTGTGCTGGCTAACCTCATATCAAATTTCTATGTAAACTTAGGGTATTTTCATACCTGCAGTATTAAGTCCATTTAAATCAAACTCGGGTTAGTTTTCCTGCTTGATGCAGTTCATTTGTGCAGATCTGAACACAGTAACTGCTCTCAGGTGTGGTACCATCCAGTTACCTGACCCGAATCCAAGTAACAatgcatccacttaacacactgtttactgctacaactacacgtttcttttccagctatttattaatgagtgacttttatattttttatatatatatatatatatatatatatatatgtatatatgtatatatatatatatatatatatatatatatatatatatatatatatatatatatatatatatgtatatgtatatatatatatatatatatgtatatatatatgtatatgtatatatatatatatatatatatatatatatatatatatatatatatatatatgtgtgtgtgtatatatatgtgtatatatatgtgtatatgtgtatatatatatatatatatatatatatgtatatatatatgtgtatatatgtgtgtgtatatatgtgtgtgtatatatgtgtgtgtatatatgtatatatatatatatatatgtgtatatatatatatatatatatatatatatatatatatgtatatatgtatatatgtatatatatgtatatgtgtatatatatatgtgtatatatatgtgtgtgtgtatatgtgtgtatatattttgtactattcttagttagcgtattgtctgtcttgtcttaatgttggtttatgttgGTTTTTAATGGAGCACtgtgacaaaaaaataatttcccccagggatcaataaagtattctgattctgattaaacaTGTATGAAGTAAAGCTCAGAGTTGATAGAAGAGAGCCTTCAGGATTTGAAGAACGTTTGTATGGAAGAATGGGTCAAAACACAGCCGAGCAACCTTGATCCATACGGGGGTGTCATCACCAACAAAGGCTTTTGtataaaatgttaaatgcaTTTCAGTAAGTCTGTTCAATACTTttccctgtgtcatttctcattCTTACACATAATTTAAGGAAACCTATGTTTTGATTTCTGTCCATGTTTGGATTCGATGGGTTGTTACTGACATCTGGTGAGAATTTTATGTCAATAgcacctttagaaatatattaGAACATATACTTTGCAAATTGGTGACGGTATCAGATTGATACCAAAATTTGAAGCACCACTCCGAGCTGCCATAAAGGTGGAAATAGAGTACACTGACATAATAGACATGCACAATAATTATAGATTCACCCTGAACATCCACCTTTCTCGATTGGGAAGAAATTGTCTTTcaaactttttcttctttttcagtccttgtaccattttcagaggaatatttttgtttgtttgttttttgccaattaacactgacctatgaatcattcaagcataaaaaaccACCTAAtgcaagggatgaaccagtgttgtctCTCTACATAATGAACAGATTCTAAATAATATCTTTTGGATACAATAATTATAGTTATTGCTTCCAAGGatggcacaaccagttattaagTTAAGACCAATTActaggtaggtttggatagcttttttcCCTTAATAACTTAGGTTATCTTTGCCCAATACATTTAAACTTggttgatgatctgaaacatgtaagtgtgatgAAATTGCAAAAACCAATACAAAATCATGAATGGGTGAAATACTTTCTCACAGCACTGTTAAAATATTTTCGAGGACGTGGACCTTATGCAATTTCAAATTGTACGTATTTAGGCACATGGGTCCTAtactacagtgtgtgtgtgtgtgtgtaactctTCTGTGTGGATATTTGGAACTGTTTTGGAATTCCTAAAGTAGTGACCAAACAATGCTTCCCTGAGCCAGCGCTTTATAGAGGTTAAAAAGCCTAGAACTCTTCTTATCACTGAAAGCTATTTTCTCAGGAAGCTTTTTGTTCTGtaagtgtgtgtttatataatCTGTACTTTTGTTTTGCGTGCAGGTTCTGTGTTGTGTGGACAAGCAGGGTATTCTTTCGTGGCCAAATCCCAGTCCGGAGACTGTGCTATTCTTTAGTGGACGAGTGGAACCATCACACAACAGTCAAGATGACCTCAGAGACAACATGTCTGTTAACTCATACTGCCAAATGGAGATGGATGATGACAGGGAAGAGGTTTGTTTGTTCTCTTAGGCAAAGCTTTTAGCCCCCCAAAATTAATTTTAgagtttaataaaaaaacaacaaaaaacaagaaaaccttTTATTGTCTGGTAGGGCCAGGAGGCAGAGGCTCTGCTTTGTCTGCAGAAAGAGCCCCCCCCTCAGCCGGGAGTTGGGCCAGATCCCAGCGAGATGTCGCACGAAACAGCACTCTCATCTGACACTCTCCAGATTCAGCAGCACTGCCAGCCTGTACCCACTTGCACTAAACACCACTCTGGATCGAATGTGAGCTTCAGCCATGACACTGAGGGAGGCGAGGATGCCCAGACACCGGTACAAACTGCAACTGAAATTTCTAATATAgagctctttaaaaaaaaaataaaaaaaaaattaatacataaaattttaaaaacagatgGTGAAAACGTTAGTAAGTCCCATTAATACTGAAATTTTGGGTTATCTGAGATGTAAATGTTGtattaaaattttttttgtcagtttgaaTTTTCACTGCTGCTGCTATGGCCTACATATTTAAGCTAACCAATAAGAAATAACTTAAAATGACAGGGAACTAACCAGCACAGTACAAATAAAGTGTAGGAACTCAGGAAGTTGGTATGTGGCTTCAGGTTTTTTTCTCTTATCTCAAGGATTTTTCACTGGGCTGTCCTGAAGTGGAGGCTGATGACTTTGTGTGTGACTACCACCTGGAGATGCTGAGCCTGTCACAAGACCAGCAGAACCCTGCCAGCATCCAGTTTGATGACCAATCCTGGCAGTGCCACCTGCCCTCCCTAAAGCCACTGGGCCTGAATATCATGCTAAACCTCTGCAATGCCAGTGTCACCAAGCAGCTCTGTCGCTTCTCTGACCATCTATCAAACCTGGCTCTGCAGGAGAGCCACGGCACGGTGCTGCCAGTATATGTTCCATGGGGGCTCTGTGAGCTTTCCAGACTTATAGGTGAGCATGTCAgaactgattcttatataaaCTAAACAAGTAATGACTTCCCTGAATCTTTTGGTTATATCCAACAGCCTGTGGGTCGCTATTTAACACAATGTATAAGTTACAGGTTACATGCTGATATAAACCTATTTAACAATGGTTATCCTGTGGCACAGAGGATTTTACAGATCCTCTACGCCCAGCCTACTCAAGCAATGGCCTACAGGCCACATGTGGCCAGAAGCAACCTCTGAGTGGCCCTGTCAATGATCCTGCCAGAAATGCAGAGTAAGACGGGAGGAAAAAAATTTCAAACTGAAATTTCTACAGCATAATGTAGATGGTTAAACGCAACACTCCTAATAGCCTAGTAATATTCAGACCGCAGTGCATTGTTGTAAACATATCTCTACAAATGAAACAAGTAGTCTATGATGCGACAGCAACATGCCTTTATCAACCcaacaggaaaaatgaaaaccacTGATTTAACCCTGCTGTGTCTGACAAGCCagggtttattttttattttaccactAAATCCAAATGTCGAATCTGTGTGTTTAATTTGTAACGAGTGTGTGGTATGATTATGTAGGCTAAATTATTATGTAGGTAAAGTGCAAAGTGCTCCCAGCAGTAATAGAAGCATTAAAAGCACATATTACACGACAGGGGTTAAAAGAGAGATTTTATACAAATAATATATTCTATTATTATATATTCTTTGTTCATTACTCGTAATGAACAAAGAATAtatgttttactttactttaccaaattaaattacaaaaaattaGCTTTCTCAAGACGTTATGTTCTCATTCACTGGtatataattttaaataaatcactgcatcCGAATCGATTGAGTGCGATATTAAAATCTATCAGAGAACAATTCAGAAgcattgttttcttctttttgtctgtttgtcagGGTTCACCCCTGGTGCGAGAGAGTTGTTTAAACAGGAGAACCACTTGACCCTCTACCAGCTGCCATCTGGAGAGAAGACCAAGGAGTTCACATCCCACCGCCTTCATTACTTCACCAAACGCCAGCCTCCCATCTCCCATCTCATCTCTCTGTTCGTACGAGACTCTTCATCCAGTGAGTCAGCACACTATTATTGTTTTGGGTTTTATGATGcagttttaataaaatgttCAGCACCATCTCTTTATTCCCTGCACATAATCCATGTTCCTGTATATGTTTCTCTCCAATCCTCCCTTTGGCCAAACAGTACcataatgttttattgttttctttcttgatAATGCTTTTATGCACTGTTAGATAATGTCCAGATGCTGTCACATGGTTCAGCTGACCTTATCCTGGAGGCCTGCACTGACTTCTGGGATGGAACTGATATCTACCCCCTCTCAGGCTCAGACAGGTCTGTCTTTGGCTTTTTGTTTGTGCTTGAAGTCAACATAGTTACACTTTCCAAATGCACACAGTGAATTTGGAAAGTTTTCATTTCATCCTTTGGTTCCTGTGTCACAGAAAGAAGGTCCTGGACTTCTACCAACGTGCCTGTCTATCAGGTTACTGCTCAGCTTTTGCGTATAAACCCATGCAAGTATCTCTGTCTAGCCAGCTGAATGGGAAATGTATGGAACTGGCTCCTGgtccctgtctgttttctggACTAGAGTTGCCCTCCACGACTCCCATCAAACACAACTCCTGCAGGAACAGCTGGAGCTCAGATGGTATGGACTGTGACACTGATGAAATGGGTGGTTTTGCATTTGAGCAAGACAAAACTGTACAAGAATTAAAGGAAATATGTTGTCACTGCAAAGCTCAATTGCTGTTATCCAAGGTTCAGTAGTTTGACTTGTTTATCAAAGACCATGACTTGGACAGATGCTTTTTACTTACTTGGCAATCACTGCATACAAGTGAGTTAGTAAGTTTTGATTCTACATGTCTTGGAAGTGACTGTAAATTGCAAAATTGTATGGATAAAGAGATTTCTCTGACTTTAGACAGATGTTACATTGTTTAGTTAccctctctttcctctttccCGTCGTGCTCACAGAAGGTATAGGTGAGGGTGTGGAGCGTGACGACTGTGTTCAGGCCCTAAGCGGGCAGATCTTTATGGGAATGGTGTCATCCCAGTTCCAGGCAAGGCTAGACACGGTCCGTCTCATTGATGCCCTCGTCACTGCTTGCATccgctttgtttacttttccaTGGAGGATGAGCTCCGCAGCAAGGTGAGTACAGTCAAGCTCTTAATCATTGCAACTAAAAGCTTACTTATTTAGTTTTAActtatttatttagtatttctATTATCTATAAGTATCTATAAGTTTTTGCTCATTTACAGACAAATAGGACAAAGGTGGTAACTTATTTAATTACTGCTAATTACCGTTCTCCGTCATCTAAAAAGATTTGATGAGGGTCTAACAGCAAATGACATTGCGTGTTTCACTTTAGACAGGTGTGCTCTCACACAAGGTCACAGTTTATGACCTGAAGAAAATTTTCAGATTTGTTTGGAAAAACCTACTAAAATACTGGATACTACTATATAGTAGTGTCTATATATAGTCTAGTATACTGCTATAATCTACTATAAATTTGAGACGGCTCCTTTGGATTTGTGCAGGTGTTTGCAGAGAAGATGGGTTTAGAGACAGGCTGGAACTGTCATATCTCTCTGACACCAAACGGAGACGGTCCCTGTGATGGAGCTCCATCAAGCCCCAGTCATGGCTCCCTGCATGAGGATTTGAACCAAGGTACCCGTGTTTCTGACAAGTTTGAGTTAATATTCGTGTTATTAGTAATGGGAACAATTTTAAAGGCTGATTATATATTTAGTCATTAATAGTGTAGCAGCTATCAATTATTTTAGTAATCAAGTAAACTGTTGATTATTCCAACAAGTAATCGAATAAGAAGTATTTCTGTCTTATTTACAATAAATattcaaaagggaaaaaaacatggcTCTTTCAAAAGTTGGAATAATTGGAAATCTCCAAATATCCACCAAATATTTTGATTTAATTAACTCATTTAAAATCTGTTCTGGAAAATGATTGGGAGTGGGTAGGCTGTCAAGAATGGGCTCAAGATAACAGTTGACTCTACTTCCAAATGCAATGTTGGAATTAGATGAAGGAATAATATCAAAActcaaaaaaaaagagcatcaaCATCAGGAGCATAAATAATTAGAAAAGCATTTGGTAGAGTAACCAAAAGTATCTATGATATGGATCAGACTTTGTGGCCTCCACtctaaagagaatatttgtACAACTGAGGATTGGCACACCTCTAGATTTATAAGTAAATGGAGCCTGAAAAACCTGAGAAACCTAATTTGCTCTCAACCTGTGCTGTTCAGCTGCACTAGCATGCGTTTCTTTGAGGAAGATAATTTCTTCTTCCAAAAATTTAAGGTGTGAAAGGACATGACCCTTCTTAACCACGTGTCCAAGACCTTTTACGTTCCAATTAACCAATGTGAGGTCTCTCATGTCGCTAGAAACAGAATTATTAGGTACTGTCGTAACAGGATACAACAACATAATATCCACCCAGAACGAGGTAATGCAAAAAGCAACTAATATCTAAATGTACAACCACATCTGAAAGAACACAATTACCCAAACTGTCAAACACTTCATGAAGGTAGATCAAGAGCTGTGCACTTCCACTCTGCTCTCTCTTCACCGTGATGCACCAGTAgtgtctgcatcactgcagctaaAGCACTAGTCTGTCTGTTAATCTCTGCTCCCCTCTTTcctcactcgtgaacaagaccctgagataaTTAAACTTCTCTACCTGGGTCAGCAACTCATCCCTGACCCAGAGTGGGTCctccacccttttctggctgagaaCCATGAGGTGCTACTTTTAATTCTCAGTGCTTCACACTCTGCCACATACACACTAAATGTCCCCTCCCTAACTCAGTGGGAGGGAAAAATAGCTGGCAATGCGTGTTTTCCTATGAGGTAAAGCAATTTATGGCAGCCCAGCCGTATCTCTGTTATATCTATAAAACCACTTACAGTCTCCTTTCTCGAAGTATTGGGTTCCTTCTCAGCAAAAAATCAGTTTAGTACTGTATATCAGCGGTCCTCAATCCCCGGGTctcagaccggtaccggtccgtgagtcgtttggtaccgggccgcgagagttgaggctcaggtgtgaaatgtatagttttcagggtttttatcggttttcagcattagtttgttatcgtttttatcgtttttatcgttaactccgttttcctgggtcttttcacgtgtgttatgaataaatcttctttttttttggtaccggtactagttttattttgttgtatttatccgcgacaccttaaaggccggtccgtgaaaatattgtcgggcataaaccggtccgtggcgcaaaaaaggttggggaccgctgctgtataCAACATACTGTATGCAATATACTGTGTATCTTAAGAGTGTATGAGTAAATgtacttcggtcgttgctgtgcttttttttttttggaagtcgaatttcccagaggaacccacccgagggattaataaagttctatcttatcttatcttatcttatcttttggtgtttttcgttgttttttttgttttttttcagtaatGCTTCTTAATAAGTGTAGAGGAAGCCACACTATATTTTTTCTGTAACACAGATTCTCGGGATGAAGCAGAAGGTCCCCTGCTACCAGAAGAGGAAGCTCACTCTGACCTGGCCAGTTTCCAGCCCACAGATAGCGATGTCCCCAGCTTCCTGGAGGACTGTAACAGGGTAATTTGCTCTTAACCAGTGAAACTACTGTTCTAGCCCACAGAGGCAAAAGCAAAGTCTGCTCAGTCTTGTGTTTTATGTATTGCTTCCATATATTTTGTAAAGGCCAAGTTACCTCGTGGGATCCACCAGGTTCGTCCTCATTTGAAGAACATTGATAATGTGCCTCTTTTGGTGCCACTCTTCACAGACTGTACGCCTGAAAGTAAGTCTTATCTTACATATGGGTACCATATTGTGTACAAGATGTCCAGTACATTACTACTTAGTATTCTGAGTAAAGTTTAACAAAAGTGAACCAACGATCCACATGCCTGTATCACTTCCTTTCAGCCATGTGTGAGATGATCACGATCATGCAGGAAAACAGGGAGGTTACGTGCTGTCTGGGGAGCGCTGGCAATTTCCGCAATAGCCGCCTGTTCCTTCAGAGTGACCTAAGGTATGCTAATAATAAAATGCGCAATCATAACATAGAATCAACTGCCTCTGCAGTAGGTTGTCACAACTCTGTCACTGACTGCAGTTAGCTACAGTAATTCTTTTTCTAATATGGGGCTAACTGAGGCTGCAAAGCAGAACAAGGACTACCAAAGAGATAATAAATCATTTGGAATATTTGCAGATTAATTCAAAAACACTTTCATGCCACAGTGTATCCTGTATACTGCACCTGGCCAAACTAGAATAAAACAGGTCTCCTTTAAGCAAGTGACTTATAGTTTTAGAAATCCAATGCAAAGTTGGAAGAATGAATGGACAAGTCTCTTAATCAGACTCCAGCTGCAGTGTGCTGGAGATGATGGTTTActcatcagcaaaaaaatgagCTTGTAATTGCTTCAGTACTCTGTTTCTTTGAATTGTCCAGTCAAAGCTGAGACTTAATCGCGCCACCTGACCTCTGTTTTACAGCATTGCTTTGGACCCTTTGTATCCATCTCAGTGTTTGTGGGAGACTTTTGGCTATGCCACTGGGGGAGGATTTAATGGAGAGGTCGAAGGACTGTCTCCATTGAGGCTGTCTGGACAGCTCAACAGCATGGGCTGTTCTGTTACCTTCCACcaaggagagagtgtgagcaTGGTCAAACTCATAGAACAGGTTAGATGcacacaggcccttgtgtaccCGATCAGTCTAAGAGTAATGttacatttataaatgtatCTGCCTTTGGCTGAATGTGTTGCAGGCACGACACACAACCTACGGCATTCGCAAGTGCTTCCTCTTTCTGCTGCAGTGTC
Above is a genomic segment from Maylandia zebra isolate NMK-2024a linkage group LG8, Mzebra_GT3a, whole genome shotgun sequence containing:
- the tmem94 gene encoding transmembrane protein 94 isoform X8, which gives rise to MEPRDKRQEEDAVTLGLSTGQALEKLRDQLSSLLEQHQRVACRRTSVLEQWQNSFLYHGNRHSCVHWPGAALTLLVVVGLVCCHGSQPKGSAGIELLNAAALLLLLVLNLCLGGRQERLKRNEMIWRLKAIITQLSDYLSACVGEVKWPSSLYPDLYTPSSPSWSLHWTYRDSQLVNLPVSLLVEGDIIALRPGQEAFASLRGIKDDEHIVLEPGDLFPPFSPPPSPRANEKRGPQSPQQHRLFRVVCTPVLDTIRNNLELALSRPVTVLDNERFTVQSVITKLVCPVVLVAFLLVNTVRFLLTAPSLTPRCYNFVQLQLMGVLPILPLLFPIMWVLVNAYGEARVLAEFSRVSPAGLLAKFSEDTLSSYTEMVSSQEMLRCVWRHLVAVLKGKSQTLCCTSSLLHTLGSVTVLCCVDKQGILSWPNPSPETVLFFSGRVEPSHNSQDDLRDNMSVNSYCQMEMDDDREEGQEAEALLCLQKEPPPQPGVGPDPSEMSHETALSSDTLQIQQHCQPVPTCTKHHSGSNVSFSHDTEGGEDAQTPDFSLGCPEVEADDFVCDYHLEMLSLSQDQQNPASIQFDDQSWQCHLPSLKPLGLNIMLNLCNASVTKQLCRFSDHLSNLALQESHGTVLPVYVPWGLCELSRLIGFTPGARELFKQENHLTLYQLPSGEKTKEFTSHRLHYFTKRQPPISHLISLFVRDSSSNNVQMLSHGSADLILEACTDFWDGTDIYPLSGSDRKKVLDFYQRACLSGYCSAFAYKPMQVSLSSQLNGKCMELAPGPCLFSGLELPSTTPIKHNSCRNSWSSDEGIGEGVERDDCVQALSGQIFMGMVSSQFQARLDTVRLIDALVTACIRFVYFSMEDELRSKVFAEKMGLETGWNCHISLTPNGDGPCDGAPSSPSHGSLHEDLNQDSRDEAEGPLLPEEEAHSDLASFQPTDSDVPSFLEDCNRAKLPRGIHQVRPHLKNIDNVPLLVPLFTDCTPETMCEMITIMQENREVTCCLGSAGNFRNSRLFLQSDLSIALDPLYPSQCLWETFGYATGGGFNGEVEGLSPLRLSGQLNSMGCSVTFHQGESVSMVKLIEQARHTTYGIRKCFLFLLQCQLSLVIIQFLACLAQLPPPMNTTDILWVSCFSCPLLSVSLLGKPPDSTVMTVATGKNLDAIPKKTQNYFLGCFLLKFGLTMCAYLLAFGFSLQAVCLSSLSHCNLNSSDNTTASCNIFAKSVSPSAPQWFFELSNGLLMTQKIMAGFLVLHTVVISLSYVHRSQPLWKKSPFSNTWWCVTVPVVLVSQIVQATVDYQLWCDKTTVLCFKLADIPLEAWLLVSVSLLLVVVVNEVVKLHEIRVRVRYQKRQKLQFETKLGMNSPF